TTATAATGTGTTATAGTTATGTGTTATAGAGCATTATTATATATCGTAGCGAGTTATTGTGTGTTTTGCGTGttctagtgtgttatagtgtattataGTGTTATTGCGTGTTACAGTGTGTGATAATGTGTTAAACGGTATCATAACGTGTTAATAGTGTACGTTTGTTATTATTTGGTAAAGTGTATTATAATGAGTGTTAAAGTTTGTGATGTCGTTGTCGTGTACTATGGCGTCTTAGTGAAGCGTATATTAGAATGTTATAATGTTGTCTGATAATTTACTGCGTACTATTTTGTAGCTGGTTATAAATGCTATCATCTATATAATACATATAGCACACTATATTACCGCACAAAACACAGTGACCAACTACTACAACACTATACTTCACACTATACCAGACTAACACTATAATACATTTAACTAGGATCTGCTGTAACACAGTATAAAACAGTTATAGCTCCAGCactagctccagctccagctctaattgtagctccatctccagctccagttccagctCTAGCATCTccatatctatctctatctccagcTCCCTCTAACTCTAGCTTTAGCTTCCTCCAGCTCAATCTCCAGCTAGCTCttgctccatctccagctgtatCTCTAGTCCAATCTCCAGCCATTTGCAGCTCCAGCTCTAGCACCACCTCCATTTCCAACTCGAGCTCCATTTCCAgcgccatctccagctccagttccagctCGAGCTCCATGTCCACCTCTATCCCCGGCTACAGGTGGAGCTCCAGGTCCATCCCCAGCTCCATCTCGAACTTTAGCTCCATCCCCACCTCCAGTTTCTTCTGCATCTCCAGCTCCATTGTCAACTGCATCTCCATCATCAGGTGTAATAGATAGAGCTCCATCTCCAGTTCCATGTTcacctccatctccagctcctgctccgtttccatctccagctccagctcaagCTCTCACCCCACCTCAATCTCCAGCTCAATCTCCCGCTCTAGCTCTAGATCTCCAGCTGCATCTCCAACTCTAGATCCCGCTCCAGATCCAGATCGGAGCAGGAAATGGAGCACGAGATTGTGCTCCATCTCCAGCTGGGGATGGAGCACCATCTCGTGCTCCATTTCCTACTCCAGACCTAGCTCCAGTTTCagttccatctccatctcctgtACCTATCCCaatcagctccatctccatcatcaGCTCCAGTTCTAGAtttagctccatctccagctccagctctaaCCATCTCCAGCTCAATCAACCAGCTCTGGCTGTTGCTCCATTTCCAGCTGAACTAGCTAGAGCTCTATCCCCAGTTTCATCTCCATCTCCagttccagctccagctccatatcCAAGTCTAGTTCTAGCCCTAACTCCAGATCCactagctccagctccatcttcaGCTCCAGTCCCATCTCCATCTGCACCTCTAGCTCCAGGTCCAGCCCCAACTCTAGCTCCAGCTCTAGCACTAGCTGCATctccatctctagcaccatcttCAGGTCTAGCCCCAGCTCAATCTCCTGCAGAATCTCCCGAGATAGCtctaattccatctccagctatcTCCAAATCTagttccagctccatctccagctccagctcaagCTCTAGCCCCATCTCGTGCTCCATTTCCTGCTCCAGTTCCAGCTATAGCTCCACCTGAATCTCGTTCTATCTGCATTTCCGGCTCCATTCCAGCTCCAACattccatctccacctccacctccatctctAGCTCTAGCTCCATCTGCAGCTCCAGCACCATCCACAACTAGCTCCATCTCAATCTCCAGTTCTGGCTCCATCTCCATCTACAGCTCTAGTTCCATCTCCAAATCTAGCTCCAACTCTAGCACAAGGTCCATCCACAGCTCCAtcgagctccatctccagctgtagCTCTAGCtcaatctccagctccatctctagTTCTAGCtctatctccagctccagctcaagCTCAAGCT
This Leucoraja erinacea ecotype New England unplaced genomic scaffold, Leri_hhj_1 Leri_991S, whole genome shotgun sequence DNA region includes the following protein-coding sequences:
- the LOC129695224 gene encoding uncharacterized protein LOC129695224, whose amino-acid sequence is IPLQIQIGAGNGARDCAPSPAGDGAPSRAPFPTPDLAPVSVPSPSPVPIPISSISIISSSSRFSSISSSSSNHLQLNQPALAVAPFPAELARALSPVSSPSPVPAPAPYPSLVLALTPDPLAPAPSSAPVPSPSAPLAPGPAPTLAPALALAASPSLAPSSGLAPAQSPAESPEIALIPSPAISKSSSSSISSSSSSSSPISCSISCSSSSYSST